One window of Mediterraneibacter gnavus ATCC 29149 genomic DNA carries:
- a CDS encoding amino acid ABC transporter permease, with amino-acid sequence MSFSEKLYQNFIEDDRWLLLVNGLKVTILVTLFALLVGVIIGFTVAIIRSLHDKTGKFKILNAICKVYLTIIRGTPSMIQVLFMYLVVFGASSLNSIVIGGLAFGINSGAYVAEIVRSGIMAIPEGQTEAGRSLGLSYGQTMRLIIMPQAFKNVLPALVNEMIVLIKETAIIGYIGEQDLTKAAMVIQSRTFEAFIPLITAAVIYLALVMLLTFFMNKLERRLRTNER; translated from the coding sequence ATGAGCTTTTCAGAAAAGTTATATCAGAACTTTATTGAAGATGACCGGTGGCTTTTGCTGGTAAACGGTCTGAAAGTTACGATCCTTGTAACATTGTTTGCACTTTTAGTAGGTGTGATCATTGGTTTTACTGTGGCGATCATTCGTTCTCTGCATGATAAGACCGGAAAATTCAAAATTTTAAATGCAATCTGTAAAGTGTATCTGACCATTATCAGGGGAACACCGAGCATGATCCAGGTATTGTTCATGTATCTCGTTGTGTTCGGGGCTTCTTCCCTGAATTCCATCGTTATCGGAGGGCTGGCATTTGGTATCAACTCCGGAGCCTATGTAGCTGAGATCGTGCGGTCCGGTATTATGGCGATTCCGGAAGGACAGACAGAGGCTGGAAGAAGTCTTGGGCTCAGCTATGGACAGACGATGCGTCTGATCATTATGCCGCAGGCATTTAAAAATGTACTCCCGGCGTTGGTCAATGAGATGATCGTGCTGATCAAAGAGACTGCGATCATCGGATATATTGGAGAACAGGATCTGACAAAGGCGGCAATGGTAATTCAGAGCCGTACATTTGAGGCATTTATTCCATTAATCACAGCGGCAGTGATCTATCTGGCACTGGTGATGCTGCTTACATTCTTTATGAACAAACTGGAAAGGAGACTGCGCACAAATGAACGATAA
- a CDS encoding transporter substrate-binding domain-containing protein, translated as MKMKKLTGIVLAAACMVSLAGCGSSEKKEVNVEKPEDLKTLTIGVQQGTTGDILSSDQVEKDSQMKRYPKGSTAIQALKNGKIDCVVIDSEPAAKFGEKNQDLKIIDGVFETEEYAMCVKKGNTELLDEMNKALEELKEDGTVDKIIGNYIGDDTGKYQYESPADVDHSKGTLVMATNAEFEPYEYHEGDGIVGIDVDLSRAICDKMGYDLEILDMEFDSILPSIAAGKADFGAAGMTVDAERQKNADFTDTYANASQVVIVRK; from the coding sequence ATGAAAATGAAAAAGTTGACAGGAATCGTTCTGGCAGCGGCATGTATGGTTTCGCTTGCAGGATGTGGTTCTTCAGAGAAAAAAGAAGTGAATGTTGAGAAACCGGAAGATCTTAAGACACTGACGATCGGTGTTCAGCAGGGAACGACAGGAGATATCTTAAGCTCCGATCAGGTAGAGAAAGACTCTCAGATGAAGCGTTATCCGAAAGGATCAACTGCAATACAGGCGCTGAAAAACGGAAAGATCGACTGTGTTGTAATCGATTCTGAGCCGGCAGCAAAATTTGGAGAAAAGAATCAGGATCTGAAGATTATCGACGGCGTTTTTGAAACAGAAGAATATGCAATGTGTGTGAAAAAAGGAAACACGGAATTGCTGGATGAGATGAACAAAGCGCTTGAAGAACTGAAAGAAGACGGTACAGTTGATAAGATCATCGGAAACTATATTGGAGATGACACCGGAAAATATCAGTATGAATCTCCGGCAGATGTGGATCACTCCAAGGGAACACTTGTTATGGCTACGAATGCAGAATTTGAACCATACGAGTATCATGAAGGTGACGGAATTGTAGGAATCGATGTGGATCTTTCCAGAGCGATCTGTGATAAAATGGGATATGATCTGGAGATTCTGGATATGGAATTTGATTCTATTCTTCCATCCATTGCAGCAGGAAAGGCAGATTTCGGTGCAGCCGGCATGACAGTGGATGCAGAGCGTCAGAAAAATGCAGATTTCACAGACACATATGCAAATGCAAGCCAGGTAGTGATCGTAAGAAAATAA
- a CDS encoding undecaprenyl-diphosphate phosphatase encodes MLEALKVIILGIVEGITEWLPISSTGHLILVEEFVKLNFSQSYLDMFNVVIQLGAIMAVVVIYFHRLNPFSPKKTEKQKKMTLQLWVKVVIASIPAGVVGILFNDFIEEKFNNSYVVATMLIVVGVLFIVIENRHKGRKPQITKISQMGVPVLIWIGVFQMLAMIPGTSRSGATIIGALALGVSRTAAADFTFFLAIPAMAGASLVKLRHFGFDFTGTELGLLLLGCVVSFVVSILAIKFLLKYIQNHDFKAFGYYRIVLGIIVFLYFGIHALLA; translated from the coding sequence ATGTTAGAAGCATTAAAAGTAATCATACTGGGGATTGTGGAAGGAATTACAGAATGGCTCCCGATCAGCAGTACAGGACATTTGATCCTGGTAGAAGAATTTGTGAAGCTGAATTTCAGCCAGTCGTATCTGGATATGTTTAACGTGGTGATCCAGCTTGGTGCGATCATGGCAGTTGTTGTGATTTATTTTCACCGGCTGAATCCGTTTTCACCGAAAAAGACAGAAAAGCAGAAAAAAATGACGCTGCAGCTCTGGGTGAAAGTAGTGATCGCTTCCATACCGGCAGGAGTGGTAGGAATCCTGTTTAATGATTTTATTGAAGAAAAATTTAATAATTCTTATGTAGTTGCTACGATGCTGATCGTAGTCGGTGTTCTGTTTATTGTGATCGAGAACAGACACAAAGGAAGGAAACCTCAGATCACCAAGATTTCCCAGATGGGAGTTCCGGTCCTGATCTGGATCGGAGTATTCCAGATGCTTGCTATGATTCCGGGAACTTCCCGTTCAGGAGCAACGATCATCGGAGCACTGGCACTGGGCGTGTCAAGAACTGCAGCAGCGGATTTTACATTCTTTCTGGCGATTCCGGCAATGGCAGGTGCCAGCCTTGTAAAACTTCGTCACTTTGGATTTGACTTTACAGGGACTGAGCTTGGGCTTCTTCTGCTTGGATGTGTTGTTTCATTTGTTGTGTCCATTCTGGCGATCAAGTTTTTATTAAAATACATTCAGAATCATGATTTTAAGGCATTTGGATATTATCGTATCGTACTTGGAATTATTGTGTTCCTGTATTTCGGGATTCATGCACTGCTTGCATAA
- a CDS encoding Cof-type HAD-IIB family hydrolase produces MKKIKMIGLDLDGTLLNSKKEVTDHTKSVLEEAIAQGIIVLVATGRPLTGIPGQVRAIQGMQYALTTNGARIYDLIHEKTILSHPVPYEKGKKALEITEKYDTLQEAYFDREVYAQENQLQEIWRYHKNPHMWEYVRSTRTVVPSIVKWYGEAERDADKLQLMFADMQDIERARKELEEIPGLVLTGSLGNNIEINAQGIDKGIGMIELGHRLGIDRDEIMACGDGDNDLEMLKAVGFGVAMGNAEESVKAVADYVTDTNEEEGVAKAVEKFALR; encoded by the coding sequence ATGAAAAAGATAAAAATGATAGGACTGGATTTGGACGGGACTTTGCTCAATTCAAAAAAAGAGGTAACTGATCATACAAAGAGTGTACTGGAGGAGGCCATCGCGCAGGGGATCATTGTGCTGGTAGCGACCGGGCGGCCGCTTACCGGTATTCCAGGACAGGTAAGAGCGATACAGGGAATGCAGTATGCGCTGACGACCAATGGGGCGAGAATCTACGATTTGATCCATGAAAAAACGATTCTTTCGCATCCGGTTCCTTATGAAAAAGGAAAGAAAGCGTTGGAAATCACAGAAAAGTATGATACATTACAAGAGGCGTACTTTGACCGGGAGGTATATGCGCAGGAAAATCAGCTACAGGAAATTTGGCGTTATCACAAGAATCCGCATATGTGGGAGTATGTAAGGTCTACCAGGACTGTAGTTCCGTCTATTGTAAAATGGTATGGCGAAGCAGAGCGCGATGCAGACAAACTGCAGCTTATGTTTGCGGATATGCAGGATATAGAGCGTGCCAGAAAAGAGCTGGAAGAGATTCCGGGGCTGGTATTGACGGGATCGCTTGGAAATAACATTGAGATTAATGCTCAGGGAATCGATAAGGGAATTGGAATGATTGAGCTTGGGCACAGACTTGGAATTGACAGAGATGAGATTATGGCATGCGGAGACGGGGACAATGATCTTGAAATGTTAAAGGCCGTGGGATTTGGAGTTGCCATGGGCAATGCAGAGGAAAGTGTAAAAGCGGTAGCAGATTATGTGACGGATACGAATGAGGAAGAAGGCGTGGCAAAAGCAGTCGAAAAGTTTGCTTTGAGATAG